A stretch of DNA from Cryptomeria japonica chromosome 4, Sugi_1.0, whole genome shotgun sequence:
cgcaatatctgagagccaccataccacaaagaagagaagaataatGGAAGCTATGATGCAAAATAGGGagcttaatattttttaaattatttaaattatgcatctatttcattgatttatgtttggGATTTCTtgaatagttaaggaattcatgattttccttatttcctatttagcaatgatgattttaagcttATACAGTATGTTGGATATTTCCTTGAGATTCCACTCTCATGTTTTGGGTGGTTTGGAAGTTGTGCTCCAGAAGTCTATgcagtgatgatgatgattgtTTGGCAGAATTTGTAGAGCACCACATTGCTCCACTTTTTCAGTTCTCCTATTGTGTTTCTGGATTTATGCTTCTCATGCATGTATCTTTGTTATTCTAATTCGGAACATGTTTATGTGCTCCAGAATTGTGTTTTTGGCCATGTTCTTTCCTGGTTCCGTTAACCTCAGATGCTCTATCTCTTGGTCTGGTGATTGCAGCATTTGGGTAACATGTTGTGGTCCATTttgcattcctttccaccataggaatgcttagtgaagacctattttgaattgtgttttattatctccttggcTGACTTGGAAAATTTCTACTTCAAAAATTAGTATATATAAAGAATGATTGTAATGAAATATCATAGGAAGAATTCATAAAAGGAAgttgaatgtaaatgaaagatctATCTTTGGTGATGTGAAGTGGTCGCCCATATGGTTGTTTGCTGATGATGTTTGATACTGTGGCAATGACCTTAAGGTTTCTTTTGATATTGTAGTTGTTTGGTAGTTGGACAATGAGCCCTCCTTTTTCTGGTGGTTTTAGCTGAGTAGTGAGCCCACCTACAATGACAATTCTGGTAGTGAGGCATCTTTCTAAAAATCACCCTAACAGGtttttttcatattgagaactaacattctccatggtttttttgttcttgggttttccacatcacaTCTAGTGTTTCATGCTTTTATTTTTTCATGATTAAGGAATTTATGAGTTTAATCTATACTAAATTTGTATTTGTGGCAAAAGTAATATATTTTTAACATATAGTTGATTCATCCCTCCTCTCAGCTGTCCGGAATATTCAACATAAACAACAATACATAGAATAAGAACTTTCCACTAGAAACTACCAACTATAAATTTCTCTTCCACATATAAAAGAACCATAAACAAACTACTCTCATGAAGGGAAATGAAGTAATTTTGTGTCTATTAACAATTATGACAATAGTATTGGGACTAGAAATTAGGTATATCACTATATTCAGAGTAGCTTTAGTGTGATACAGGGATACCACCTTATCATAACTCAACCTCCTCATTATTTAATGGAGAGTATTGATCCCATCTTACTCATAATGTACTACCATAAAATACATCAAAATTTCCTTATCGATCATTTGGATCTCTCAATTGAAGCTCCATATCTACTCAACTTGTGATGATATTATCTACTCTGCAGTAGCCTTGAAAAATAAAGTTTCATCACTACTAATCCAAGGTATACCAAGTATAGCCATTGATAAATGAATCAAATTTGAataagattataattatttcaaattgaaactCCATGTAGAAGTCTTTGTATATCACCTATTTGCCTAAATTGGTGACCCATCACTCTGCTCCTATGGTTCTCAAAATTTGGGGTGTCTCATTCTTCATGAACCCTCCAACATTATTATAGCTAGAAACGCACAACAATATACTAGGATTAGTCAAAAACATTAACTATCAAAATGACACTCATTTTTCTTACCTTCATCTAGAATTTATCTTTTTGGGGGTGACTATCTCTAGCTAGTTTTTACATGTAATAAAGTGAGAGACTAGCGAATGCATCCATTGTCCCATAGTGTCAAATTTGATATCTCTTGTATACATCATGTGTGAACTAGAAGTCTCTAACCCATCAACAAGCTAATTGATAACATGCATACATCCACCCAATTATTATTCAAGATTAAGAGTTCACAAGAGGACACTCTAAATGCCAAGAAAGTTTCATATAATATTTTTAGAAATGATTATAATACTCAATGGTATGGAGTGAATATCATGAAATTAGGCTACCTATATAAGAAATATCACActaggaatgacatcaaatcataagcaaacaccactcaacaaaggaaaagtggaccCTTAGAGAGGATAAGAGAGAAATAATTTCCCTTCAAGTGTAGGGACAATTAGAAGGAtcacacaacctctaaggagagattagacataatcAAATGCACAATATAGTCATATGGAAATGAGAAGATGTAAATTTACTAGACAATGGatgaggggatgttgacaaaggaagaggttggaaatctttattttcattagaaaagtgttgTTTCTCATGACTTTCAATATTTTGTTGCAtacatcctaaaacttgtccattgtatccatgtgtaggattAAGAGATGGTTTTCTCTTAGGTAGAATTgtattgaagtttaaagaggcccaatcaatatcTAGACATGTTTTAGGATAAAAAAAGTTTAGTATCAAATTCAATCATCTTCTAGATTTTGTacaaaaagaaggtgtgaaatATAATGACCCCCAATCATACTTTGAGAGTTCTTCTCTAAGAACTTCTTTAGTATGAGATGGTGTATTTGTCcgaattggagagaggattgtaggaactaacaaaTTATATTATGATTCAATTTGTATAGTCTTGTCACAAaaatttcattattatatatgtAAGGAACTTCATGATAATCAGGTTGACAATTCACCTCATCCCTAACAACAATTTTAGAATTTTGGTGAGGTTGAGAGAAATCTTGATCAAGAAGGAGCATTGAAAACAGGATGGGAGATGGTATTATCCTCTCATTCTAAAGTATCTTCATGATATACCTTAGGAAAGGGACAATCATGTCTCATTGATGCTTCATCTATAGGGGAAAGATTATTGAAATGAATATAAGGTGAGGTGCTATTAAAGGAATCCTCATTCATATCACCTTCTTTACAATAATATTatcctctttcaccaaggtaccCTCATGAAGGAGgaacatattaaaaaaataatcCACACCATtctccaatggttcatcccaatgagggagatcattgagagaagtgtaAAAAATATTTTCTTGCACCAATATGTCCTCTTTAGGGAGAGAAATTTTGGGAGAGGAGTTATTGAAAGGCTCATAAAGGatattttcatatatcttaaatcctttcaacttaaGAGAATCCTCTTGCAaaaataaatttgacatttttctAATTTAAGGAAAAGGAAACTTGCAATGAAAAAAGTGAGCTTTAAGAGACTAATCTAAATTACACATAACAATGCATGAAAGAACTATATTATGATTATTATTTGTACTTTTACTGTTTTAAAACATGCAAATGAGAAGAAGTAATGGAAGAATGAACTAGATCTAAAAACACAATTGAACAATTATGCAAaccacaagtcaattttaggaaACTAATTTAGGGTTTTAATGAActtaacctcttaatttatgtaattcaattgaaaaaaaaaacttgtatgtGTAAATCTGAATTTGaactcacataaacaataagatcTAAGAACACAAATCAGAAATTAGCATGAaagaagtcgggttcaccaaaatgtagaggttgTAATTTGGAACTAGGATTTCACCTAATAGGATAAGACCACTAATGAACCAAATTAACCTTTACATTGAAAGAGGTGTGAATACAATAGATCTAGCCTTAATCCAACTAGGAAAAGGGATGATATTTTTATtagattcaatggttaggatttgGTTCCCTCTTCCCAATTTGAATTGTGAAAATTAGCAAATTATAGTAAAATGGGTAATTATTAAGGAGTTTAAGCATAAATAGTAAGCTGAGTTGTCGCACAGATCGACCAACTTGCATCTGAGTAAAAGAAGATATTACAAATATGTTCCCAAAAATCCAACCTGATTTTTCGAGACCATACTACTCGTCGCCTTGGTCCTCCGAATTTCtcatcatcaaaaggtgaacatgtTCATCTCTATAAATCCTATAGATCCTCCCAAAtgcaactctgtacctatttcttgcatagagaaagaaaggggaaaattttgggaataggggtttgcctaagtcaagccccagtttggaatcaaccttgattgaaataatgcaaatactaaaataattatttaaagaaATATACCTTAGTTCTAcaattaatgatgatgatgattttctctttggatgtaatcacatatgttgtatgaaataacACATGTAACAAACTCAAAATCCTAAtctcacacacatgcttgcatgaaaattgacatgacttttctccacaatgattgatgaatatgcagccttggaaatctttgatctccacaatgattgatgaatatgcaaccttggaaatctttgaaaatgcttgataaagGATGCTTCACAGATGCACAAATGATGGGGGATAGATAATTGATTTCCTTAGGTGAAAAGGAGTTGGGAAGGATGCCTTAAATATAGGGATTTTCATAATTAGTGTCAAATTTAGGCTGAGTTATAATTGATATTATTTTGCAcagagctagatttgaataggataaGATTTCCCAATTATCATCttgaaatttggggaaaaaagttcAGGACCAGGTAGCCTAGCGAGCTGGTCCTAccaacttttttttaattttctagggGATATGAGCTATcgtgattctaatgctaaatccaacTCAATGGTTCAAACAATAATGTGTAGATATATGAAATATGCTTTGGAAGTTGAGATAAGGGTAGGATTAAGTATATAtcatgataaaatgataaaggacacacctagaattaagggcccaaataagagtgatgatttaataaagtggaataagacccatatattgaattaactattaatgaattacaataaaggtcctataatgcatagattAAAGGGAAAAAACTAAAATAGGtgagggaaatactaaaataggtgctaggagagtgtgaaattggaaacaCTAGTAAAGGTgtataatttacgacactacagtatTGTATCTTGTGTgggttaatttaaataatttaacttGAGTTTAATTATGAAATTTTAGCTAAATGGAACTAGATCTAAGTGTTTAATAGTTTTTCATTATTTGAAAATCTTTAATTTCCTTTGAAGATTACATTATTTTTATGGTATTGTAaacttttttaaaagaaaaaaatggttTTTATGTTGGATCTATCTATTCAAAACATTTTATTAGCATTGTGATTGTCCTTGGGATGTTCTAAGCTCTTTCCTATCTCACCTATCTTTTATCTTTTCTTGATAATATTAAAGTTAGATTAAGCAAGAGCATTAATTCTATTGCCAAATTAGACAATAAATAACTTCTTTAGATTTTTGGTCTAAGAAAGCACATAGGGTTTTTACAATTTTGaagaaaataattataaaatcttCACTAGATTTTCAACTCAAAAAAATAAGGCCCCTTCTTGAAATgacaaaataaattgaataactaaGTTATCTTGTAAGGCCAAGAATTTGGCAATAGAGACCTTGGGGTGGTCATTttccattttctaatattattatTCCTTTCGAGAGAGATAAAATACTTAAAATTTTATCTAAGTTGTTTTGTACAAAGACACCCATCAACACTATAGATATATGAGTAAGAAAACATTTGATGTAATACTATAGATTAGTTTTAGTACTGGATTAATTTATCCTTGAGAAAGATTCTTATCTATTGGACCAAACAATGGTTGTAACAATTCTCATCTTGTAGAAATACTAGGGTTCATTTGTACTAAGTATTATAGTACTAGATTCATTTCAATATTTCACATATCATCTTTTGTcacattttttattaattaatttaacattaaCATAGATCTCCACAAAATTTCCAATCCATCACTTTTATTTTAACTAGAAACTTTTATAATCTCTTCTTAAATTTCTTgagtgttttattattattatttcatatatgtctatttttcaaaaaaaaatcggtTTATTATTAAATGAAATTAAGATCATTTTAGATTGCTACAACTAAATTCTATCACCTTATTAGAATTGTCACTAATAAATCACATTAATTATATTAGCATTATATCTTATCAAAATTAAACAAAATGATAAAGGATTGCAAGACCAACATGCCTTATAGACCATAATTTATATTGTAAAGTTGTATTTTCATATTAGTAActtcaatttaaaaatatatacattGAAAATATTTTAGAACTATACAATGCATATAGTATTTCATTGTTCTCTTTCTTTACCATCTTATAAGCCTTTCCATCTGCTTGAAGATGTCATTGGCTAGAATATTATATGTTGCGCTTGTTGGATGGACACTATCCCAAAATACATATGTGGACGCATTAGGACATAATTTACTGAATGTATTGCACAATGGACCCACCTCATATAAGCCAGTCCCACAACAACCCTTCCTTACCTCTTCAAATCCTgtccaaaaaattataaaacatcaaACATTATTAAAACAAAATATTACTTATGATTAAAcaattcaatttaatctttgaaacataTAAACAAGATATAACTTGAAAACATGCTGGAAAAGAAACATTACCATATTTGTTTGGATTGACAATCATGTCACTCAATTTATTATATACATCTATATAAACAATTTGAAGGCCTTGAAGACTGGGTTTCATCATTTCTATTAAACTTGAGAGCTTCTTATTATAAGAAGTTGCAACCTCATTGTATTCACTGATGCAACTACCATTAATCAGGTTGTGCATAGTAATTTGTTGAGGTAAACAACCAAATGGAGGCACAGCATATCATATTTCGCTCTTGTCACAGCATTTGAATAATAGTTCTCAGAAAAATCATTGGTTCCCATGCTAATTGCAAATAAGGCTTCTGTTACGATCTTGCTAGACTCCTCCTCACCAACCATATCTGTTAGGTTTGCTCTATAACTCTTAAAATTCTCGTATTGTTGTGCAAGTGTTATGGTACCCTGAAAATAAACATATATATGAAGATGTAATATAGCATAAAATTATTATACATTCAAGGATAACATTAATCACTTaataaaacaataaattgaatAAGATGATAATGTCTTGGGATCTGAGGTTTCCCAGTAGTGATTATAGTGATAAAATCATtgagaagagatctttgtaaaTGGCGCAGTCTCAGTTCAGATCAGACTCAATAACCCACATAACAAAATGAAACAAATTAAAAGGCCCCATGAAATATTTATGGGATggtatgaaaaatgataaaacaATCAAAGAAATTGGATAAGATGATAATGTCTGGGAACTATAAGTGGTGTGCAAGTTTAGATCAGATTACTCAATAACCCACATACCAAAATGGAACTAATTAAAAGACACCATGAAATATTTATAGGATGTATACAAAATGACAAAATCTTGGCTGAGATCATCTGATAAAACCATTGAAAAGATAACTCCATATGTCATTTCCAGACTCAAACCAGATTAAAAACCCACATAAgccacaataaaaaaatcattaccCATATCAGAAAACTCAAACAAATAATAAGATTTAGACCAAACTAAAAGATCTGCTTACAGGAGGCACTGATGTACTGTTATCGATTCCTGCCCCAGCTGAACCAAAACTAGCGCCCGTAAGCAGTTTTTCTCCAGTAAACTGTGGGTCCAAATTTGCCGGCACCTCATCTGGAAGTCCAACAAAACTTGCTGTACAATCAAAACAGTTCAAATTTTAGTGAATATTGAAATTAATTTCTGGTTGACAAATGCCCACAACACAAGATAACATATAGTAATATGCTAAGATTTACCATCAGAAAAAACAACACAAGATAATATATAGTATTATACTATGATTTATCATCAGAAAAAACATACATAGGAAGTCAGTGACTAGTTTTCCGTTAGTAAATCTTCCTGTTGCTATCCCACCGGGAAAATCCTTGCCATAGGGAGGGAAGTTGGCCCTGATAAGAGTCATAATCTGATTGTTGTTACCGGAGTCTATTGTTGAATCTCCAAATATATATATTGCACGAACCAGCAGTGTGCCAAATACAtttgaaattagggttttgacttcaCCAAGGATTGATTTTAATTCTAGAAATTAGTGCTGTGGTATGAAATATGAGCTAGGTGGATATATATAGAGACTAGTTTATCTCACTGTTACAGTTTACTTGTATAGCTTAAAACAAAAGATGGGATCACTTAAAGGAATTatcttaacaataattataatgttcTACGTAAATAACAGCATGTTTATGGACAAGAACATAGAGATCTAACTGAAGAAATATACATAAACAAGAACAATGAAATCCGTTTCACATTAACAGAAGCTTGGAAGCCATCAAGATAATATAATTTAAATCTAGAATGATTTGCACTGGAACATCTATTTACCTTCATGTTTGCGTGTTAAACTTTTCTTGAGAGGCAAATTCAGCTTGGTACGTTGAATACGCCCATTTCGATTTGCTTCAAGGTTTTTCCAGATTTCATTATCAGGAGTTGATACTACTTTTTGTCAAGAGATTAGCAATAGCACTTGTAATGGTATATTGATACGATGCAACATAGAGAGAATCAAAGAGAGAGGGTCTGTGAGGTAATGATGAAAACGCTAGAATAGCTATTTTAAAGACGTTGAAAGCAATGTGGAGAATTAATTCTAGACATAAActaatgcaaacaaaaagaaggatCAGTCATGTTAGGGGACTAGATTTTGATAGGTgcaatattaaatttatataagaaatAATTAACACTTGAAGATGagattatgtttttttttgtttttttttctggtTTGTTTGTATGTATCGATGAAGATGAGTTTATGGTTTAAaaaattctaaatttaaaaatcTTAGAAGATAGTTTATATGAagtctataaatttttttattaaagtgAGGTTGGTTTTTGATAGGCCTAAATCCTAGTATACATCAAGGAGGTTACCAAAGGTAAACAAACATATTTAGAGAAGCCATAACATCATTACAACTAGTTAGCTGGACAACGTACCTGTGGAGAAATTAAACAATAGCAATGGCTAGAAAGATCAATTGAAATTAGAGTTGGGACCCAACTTCACCCTCAAAGGAGTGAACTAGAGAGAGGCACCAACAAGGAATGACTTTTTTTCTTGCAATGAAAAATTGTACAAGAAGAAGCATCATCTCATGCAGCAAAATTAAAAGTAGGGGAGGAGGCTccatcaaaacaaacaaaagaagcTCCACCCAAATGAGAGCCAGGTTTGGAGGAAAAAATTCTCGCAATAGAGACTCAATGTCAAGGGCCATTGAGGGAAAAGGAGATCTTCCCAAGTTGCCAAAAATATGGGCAACAAAAGAAGAAGCAACACTTAGGGCGATTGTACTAGCCAAAACAACAGGGTAGTCATTAGAAGCTCTACCCAAATGACAAGCATGTAAGGAATCTTCTCATGGTGAAGACTAAGAGTCTGGACCAACCAAAGGAAGAGGAGAACTAATCAAGTCACCAAGAGTAGGAGCAATCGAAGAAGAAACAACATCCAAAGAGGAAGTCTATTGAGTTGATTTATatattttagaaatttttaaatttttaaataataattttataattcaAAACTTCTTATTAATATGAACTTAGATAAATATTTTAATGAGACTTTCTCATGTTATAGGTATAACAAATGAGTTGTATTTGTTGAGGAGGTTATCATAACAAGAAATTAGAttaacaaataaataattttttataacaTAAAATCTTTACTTTGCTTAAGCATATTTAATACATTATAAGACTAATCCTTATAATTAGAAcattctaaatattatttagaAACATTAATGTTATTTATTAAGGGCACCCAACCCTTACAAAGTagaataaaaaattgtaaaaaccaaATGCTTGGAGTGAAAGCCAACAAAAAACACAATACAAACTAATTACCAATACATATAAAAAAAACTAGTAAAAGCATAGTCCAAAGATGGCatattgaaaaaaacaaaaacaaaaaaaataaagtaTCATTAAAATATAACAAAACTTGAAAGATAGAATCCCAAGACTTGACCATCtactctagagttgcctctaaaatTATACAAGTtgcattcttctttcctttcttcctaTCTTGATCCCTTTTCTTTGGACTCTTCTTCGCACATCTCTCAACTCTACTCCCCATAGTGACCATCTCAATAATAATTTTTTGAATGAGATTACTATTAATTTGCATGAATTGTTCCATGGCTTTCTCCAAGATATATAATCTTTCTCTATTCTTCTCACATCCAATGCAACTGTGTGGGGTTTTTAAATTCTCAACCTAGTCACAAGGTCTTCTAGTTTTGGGGCTAACACTTGCCAATTCTACTCCTTTCTTGTAGCCCCTTTGTCTTTTGGTTTCTCTTCATCCTCCTCACCATAACTTATAAGAATATTAAACCCTTCCAAAGCTTCCTCTGATTGTATCTCATAGTGTGGGGAGAGCAAAATGGAGTCTTTAGGAATTAGGTTTAGCAGTTCCTCTAGAGTTTTTTGCTATCCTCACTAGCATTGTCATTAGAGGTTGAATCCTTTGATTGGGCCTCCTTTTCTTTTTCAAGAGGTTTTG
This window harbors:
- the LOC131061833 gene encoding GDSL esterase/lipase At2g42990-like, which translates into the protein MTLIRANFPPYGKDFPGGIATGRFTNGKLVTDFLSSFVGLPDEVPANLDPQFTGEKLLTGASFGSAGAGIDNSTSVPPGTITLAQQYENFKSYRANLTDMVGEEESSKIVTEALFAISMGTNDFSENYYSNAVTRAKYDMLCLHLVVYLNKLLCTT